The following coding sequences lie in one Nitrospirota bacterium genomic window:
- a CDS encoding Crp/Fnr family transcriptional regulator: protein MVSPEALGRIPIFNNLTREHLTLLAPSIKEQEFKKGRIIVHQDEKGSIFFVMESGLAKVTMTGKEGKEITLSYIKPGEFFGEMALLDGRPRSASVVAVEDSVVMVLTRDEFLGYVRQNPEIGIKMLEVLSERIRYADQKIGLLTLADVQSKLVHYFIHLASRLGVPTVDGILIENRPTHEAMAAELGTTRETITRVLGDLKRNGYLKISRKTLLLSNRLFIKK, encoded by the coding sequence ATGGTCAGCCCTGAAGCCCTCGGCCGGATTCCCATCTTCAACAACCTCACCCGCGAGCATCTGACCCTGCTCGCCCCGAGCATCAAGGAGCAGGAATTCAAGAAAGGCCGGATCATCGTTCACCAGGATGAAAAGGGATCGATCTTTTTCGTCATGGAGTCCGGCCTGGCGAAAGTCACGATGACCGGCAAGGAGGGGAAGGAGATCACGCTCTCGTACATCAAGCCGGGAGAATTCTTCGGCGAGATGGCCCTCTTGGACGGCCGGCCGCGGTCGGCCAGCGTAGTTGCCGTTGAAGACTCGGTGGTCATGGTTCTCACCCGGGACGAATTCCTGGGCTATGTCCGGCAGAATCCCGAAATCGGGATCAAGATGCTCGAAGTGCTGAGCGAACGGATCCGGTATGCCGACCAGAAGATCGGCCTCCTGACGCTTGCGGACGTGCAGTCAAAATTGGTTCACTACTTCATTCATTTGGCGAGCCGGTTGGGAGTCCCCACCGTGGATGGGATCCTGATCGAGAACCGCCCCACACATGAAGCGATGGCGGCTGAATTGGGAACGACTCGCGAGACCATCACCCGCGTGCTGGGGGATTTGAAGCGGAACGGCTACCTCAAGATCTCCCGCAAGACACTCCTCCTCTCCAACCGCCTCTTCATCAAGAAGTGA
- a CDS encoding SRPBCC family protein encodes MNAVRRIATGIIVLVAILFVVSFFLPSQWSVERSSVIKAPPEAIFVHLNSFKNWKAWSPWEGKDPQMTMSYEGPEEGVGAATRWDSPKMGKGTMTLTESVPPQKVVYDLDISEGKYRMKGSFTLTPGGEGTTVTWRDEGDVGKNPIGKYFALLMPRMIAKDFDEGLANLKKLLEGGPQG; translated from the coding sequence ATGAATGCCGTTCGTCGAATCGCAACGGGTATCATCGTGCTGGTCGCCATCCTTTTCGTCGTCTCTTTCTTCCTTCCATCTCAGTGGAGCGTCGAACGGAGCTCGGTCATCAAGGCACCGCCGGAGGCGATTTTCGTCCACCTCAACAGTTTCAAGAATTGGAAGGCGTGGTCGCCCTGGGAAGGAAAAGACCCGCAGATGACGATGTCCTACGAGGGACCCGAGGAGGGTGTCGGCGCCGCCACCCGGTGGGACAGTCCGAAAATGGGAAAAGGAACGATGACGCTCACGGAATCCGTTCCGCCCCAGAAGGTCGTTTATGACCTCGATATTTCAGAGGGAAAATATCGGATGAAAGGCTCCTTCACGCTCACCCCCGGAGGAGAAGGAACAACCGTGACTTGGCGGGATGAAGGCGACGTGGGGAAGAATCCGATTGGAAAGTATTTCGCGCTTCTCATGCCGAGAATGATCGCGAAGGATTTCGATGAAGGGTTGGCAAACCTGAAGAAACTCTTGGAGGGCGGTCCGCAGGGGTAG
- the trkA gene encoding Trk system potassium transporter TrkA: MNIIVAGLGEVGFHLVRRLYKQGHNISAVDADEEKTRRVTAEMDVKIVRGHAASAKTLQQAGCAQADLLLAVTDHDEVNLVTCFHGKHLGAKKSVARVKRMDRLLSRRNTYREEMGIDLLVSPSGLTVTEILKIIRDPAAVAVENFAEGKITVRRFKLPEDSAWASRRLQDIQEFRDTIVALVTRSGKSFVPTGTDTLKAADYACIVSTPARMQELEKEVGFKNGGPNRVMIVGGGTIGVGLAMGLEALDARVKLIDNQKSQCEKVLERVKRTEVIHGDGLDLSLLKEENVGSMNVFVASTSKDETNLMASLLAKQYGVPRVVAILQSVDNAVMGEKLGIDCAFTPAVLAADRLYQYIMRAQVHGVTSIAEGEAEVLEMQVPPRSPATHHPLSKVNFPKGSLVGAVIRHGDVILPGGSTQLAEGDTVILFALTDVAEKAEKLIHG; the protein is encoded by the coding sequence ATGAACATCATCGTTGCCGGACTGGGCGAGGTGGGATTCCACCTCGTGAGGCGGTTGTACAAGCAGGGGCACAATATCAGCGCGGTGGACGCCGATGAGGAAAAGACCCGCCGCGTAACCGCCGAGATGGACGTTAAGATCGTCCGCGGCCATGCCGCGAGCGCAAAGACGCTCCAACAGGCGGGATGCGCCCAGGCGGATCTTCTCCTCGCGGTCACGGACCACGATGAAGTCAACCTGGTCACCTGCTTCCATGGGAAGCATCTGGGTGCGAAAAAGAGCGTGGCGAGGGTCAAACGCATGGACCGCCTTCTCTCACGCCGAAATACCTATCGGGAAGAAATGGGCATCGATCTCTTGGTCAGCCCGTCGGGACTGACGGTGACCGAAATTCTCAAAATCATCCGCGACCCGGCGGCGGTCGCCGTGGAAAATTTCGCCGAGGGAAAGATCACGGTCCGTCGTTTCAAACTTCCGGAGGATTCGGCGTGGGCCTCCCGGAGGCTGCAGGACATTCAGGAGTTCCGGGACACCATCGTGGCCCTGGTGACCCGGAGCGGGAAGAGTTTCGTCCCGACCGGAACGGATACGTTGAAGGCCGCGGACTACGCCTGCATCGTATCCACCCCGGCCCGGATGCAGGAGCTTGAGAAAGAAGTGGGCTTCAAGAATGGCGGCCCGAACCGGGTGATGATCGTCGGGGGGGGGACGATCGGGGTGGGACTGGCCATGGGGCTGGAGGCCCTCGATGCGCGCGTCAAACTGATCGACAACCAGAAATCCCAGTGCGAAAAAGTTCTGGAGCGGGTCAAGCGCACGGAGGTGATTCACGGGGACGGCCTGGACCTCAGTCTGCTGAAAGAGGAAAACGTCGGATCCATGAATGTATTCGTGGCCTCTACGTCCAAGGATGAGACGAACCTCATGGCGTCCCTTCTCGCGAAACAATATGGCGTGCCCCGGGTGGTGGCCATCCTCCAATCGGTGGACAATGCTGTCATGGGTGAGAAACTGGGAATCGATTGTGCCTTCACACCCGCCGTTCTGGCGGCCGACCGCCTGTATCAATACATCATGCGCGCCCAGGTCCATGGGGTGACGTCCATCGCGGAAGGGGAGGCGGAAGTCCTCGAAATGCAGGTTCCGCCCCGATCCCCGGCCACGCATCATCCGCTCTCGAAGGTGAATTTCCCGAAGGGAAGTCTCGTGGGGGCGGTCATCCGTCACGGCGACGTAATCCTGCCCGGCGGGAGCACCCAGCTTGCCGAGGGAGATACGGTCATTCTTTTTGCCCTCACCGATGTCGCCGAGAAGGCCGAAAAGCTGATCCACGGGTAG
- a CDS encoding TrkH family potassium uptake protein produces the protein MNIWAVSHHIGILLVGFCVLPAAGFIFALAKGEPTVARAFALTGALSAGIGGLLYLLSRRPAGNEPLRRREALALVPLAWLAGSLLAAVPFVASGHTGWVDAIFETVSGFTTTGASIFRDVEILPSGILLWRALLQWVGGIGIVVLFVAVFPGLGVGGKHMFLAEAPGPEQEGFLPRIRSTAIRVGWVYLAISVLGVFGLWMAGMGVFDAICHMMATLSTGGYSTRNASIGGFPGPWIPWVTILIMAAGGTNLGLFYRMATGAKRVFAGNSEFKWYLGILITASLLLAGDNWLKGHNDGFGSALTDGVFTAVSIQTTSGFATSDFHLWSSFGKCILLVLMFIGACSGSTGGGFKVLRLAVVVKAAFHETLRSLNPNKVTLVKIDDHGISPEIREAVLGVLVFYLGTVALSMLLVSAAGLDLESAISGTFATVGNVGPGFAVIGPASNYADVPVAAKLVFIVDMLLGRLEFYPLLVLFHPALWRK, from the coding sequence ATGAATATTTGGGCGGTAAGCCACCATATCGGAATTCTCCTGGTGGGATTCTGTGTGTTGCCGGCCGCAGGGTTCATTTTCGCGCTTGCGAAAGGTGAGCCGACGGTCGCCCGCGCGTTCGCGCTGACCGGCGCGCTCTCGGCGGGGATCGGCGGGCTTTTGTATCTGCTCTCGCGCCGCCCGGCGGGAAATGAGCCTCTTCGCCGGCGGGAGGCGCTCGCCCTGGTGCCGCTGGCATGGCTGGCAGGCTCCCTCCTCGCCGCGGTGCCTTTCGTGGCCTCCGGGCACACGGGATGGGTGGATGCAATCTTCGAAACGGTGAGCGGATTCACCACCACCGGGGCGAGCATTTTCCGCGATGTGGAAATCCTGCCCTCCGGCATCCTTCTCTGGCGGGCGTTGCTCCAATGGGTCGGGGGCATCGGGATCGTCGTCTTGTTCGTCGCGGTTTTTCCCGGCCTGGGTGTCGGCGGGAAGCATATGTTTCTTGCGGAGGCTCCCGGACCCGAGCAGGAAGGGTTCCTTCCGCGCATTCGTTCAACGGCGATACGTGTGGGGTGGGTCTACCTGGCCATCAGCGTACTCGGGGTGTTCGGCCTCTGGATGGCCGGAATGGGCGTGTTCGATGCGATCTGTCACATGATGGCCACACTCTCGACCGGCGGATACTCGACGCGGAACGCCAGTATCGGCGGGTTCCCAGGACCGTGGATTCCCTGGGTCACCATCCTGATCATGGCAGCCGGGGGAACCAACCTGGGTCTCTTCTATCGTATGGCCACTGGCGCCAAGCGGGTCTTCGCCGGCAATTCTGAGTTCAAATGGTACTTGGGAATCCTTATCACGGCCTCTCTTCTTCTCGCGGGCGACAACTGGCTCAAGGGGCACAACGACGGATTTGGGAGCGCACTGACGGACGGAGTCTTCACCGCCGTGTCCATCCAGACCACATCCGGATTCGCCACAAGCGACTTCCACCTCTGGTCCTCCTTCGGGAAGTGCATTCTCCTGGTGCTCATGTTCATCGGGGCCTGCTCCGGTTCGACGGGCGGCGGGTTCAAGGTGCTGCGCTTGGCCGTGGTGGTCAAGGCCGCATTTCATGAAACCCTCCGCTCCCTGAATCCCAACAAGGTGACTCTCGTCAAGATTGATGACCACGGCATCAGCCCCGAAATCCGTGAGGCCGTCCTTGGGGTGCTTGTTTTCTACCTTGGCACAGTCGCGCTGTCGATGCTCCTGGTCTCGGCGGCCGGCCTCGACCTGGAATCTGCCATCAGCGGCACGTTCGCCACGGTCGGAAATGTGGGCCCGGGTTTCGCCGTGATCGGACCTGCGTCAAACTATGCCGACGTGCCGGTGGCGGCCAAGCTGGTCTTTATTGTGGACATGCTGCTGGGTCGATTGGAATTCTATCCCCTGCTGGTTCTTTTCCACCCGGCGCTCTGGAGGAAATGA